The Osmerus eperlanus unplaced genomic scaffold, fOsmEpe2.1 SCAFFOLD_492, whole genome shotgun sequence genomic interval ACACACCTCTCTTAAGTGCACACTACCTAGTATGTACACTTCTGAAAAGGCACACTTATCAGTATTACTGtagtaaacacacagacagcttaTATACACACATGCTGGAAGGACAGACATCTACAAGGTCATTCAGGCAGACACAAGGTCATTTAGACATCCACAAGGTCATTCAGGCAGACACAAGGTCATTTAGACATCCACAAGGTCATTCAGGCAGACACAAGGTCATTTAGACATCTACAAGGTCATTCAGGCAGACACCCGGTCATTTAGACATCCACAAGGTCATTCAGACAGACACAAGGTCATttacattgcattacatttattcatttagcagacgcttttatccaaagcgacttccaagagagctttacaaaagtgcataggtcactgatcataacaacgagatagccccaaaacattgcgagtagccaaacatgaagcatacattgtgaaacgcAAATAAttgccaatgggtagaaccataagagcatgtagttaaacaagttactaattaaacaacatgaacctcaaaagtgcaagagtgtacttgTAGAAAAATTTAGACATCTACAAGGTCATTCAGGCAGACACAAGGTCATTCAGGCAGACACAAGGTCATTCAGGCAGACACAAGGTCATTCAGGCAGACACAAGGTCATTTCGGCCAGCTGGAGGTTTGGAACGCTAAACTTGAGTCGGAAGGTTTCTGTGTTCTAACAAGTTTCTAGCCCCGCCTGCAGCTGGGATTGGTCTCCTCCTATTTGTTCAGATGGATGAGTCTGTCGTTTCAACCAATCGGACGTCCTTTCCTAATTTTGAGGCAAGCCCTGGTTAGTCTTGTCCTGGCTGGCTATTTCATCCCCATGCATTGTGGGAAGTGTAGTGTCTCCCAGCGGTCTGTAGATCGTTCCTATTGGTTAGACAGTGCCAGACTACTTCCTGGTTGGCTAATGTCTGTCTACACCTGCACCAGTAAGATGCATCTGGAGAAttggcccctcccccttccagtTGTTATTTGACTTCTCGCCGTTCCTTATTGGTCAATCCCACGTTGGGCGCCACTATGTGACCAAGGCGATGATTTTGAACACCCCCCGGAAACAGGAAACCTCTGGGTacttccccctccctgccccccccacagcatctctgtgtgtgcgtcctcTGGAAGCATGTGTCACCGTCTCTgttccccacccacacacaacccagCCACAATAGTTCCCCGCACATTCTGTCCCCCTACATAACTAAACCCAagtaatccacacacacacatacccaaacTACAAATACTCTGTAGCCATGGAAATTACACGCCAGCGTTGGACATTTTGGGATGGAACACCAAGACCAGTAAAACCGTCACTTGGAAACCCCTCCTCAGACAATAAACTAACCCGTAGCAACCCCAGACCTGGAGTTACCCGTAGCAACCCCAGACCTGGAGTTACCCGTATCAACCCCACCCCTGGAGTCTCCCATAGCAACCCCAGACCTGGAGTCTCCCGTAGCAACCCCAGACCTGGAGTCTCCCGTAGCAACCCCAGACCTGGAGTTACCCGTAGCAACCCCAGACCTGGAGTTACCCGTATCAACCCCACCCCTGGAGTCTCCCATAGCAACCCCAGACCTGGAGTCTCCCGTAGCAACCCCAGACCTGGAGTTTACCAACAACCACAATCTCCTTCCAACCATGACTCAAACCTTCTAGAAGTCTAATCCAAATCTAATTCTAACCTGTCAAATGATTAATAATCTTTAATCTGTCGTCATAGCAACTGTTTTAATCCACCACCTCCGGCTGTCCAAATGACTTGTGACTGTCCtccctttgtgtatgtgtgtgtgtgactgtcctccctttgtgtgtgtgtgtgtgtgactttcctccctttgtgtgtgtgtgggtgtgtgtgcgtgtgactgtcctccctttgtgtgtgtgtgtgtgtgaatgtcctccctttgtgtgggtgtgtgtgtgtgtgtgtgtgtgtgactgtcctccctttgtgtgtgtgtgtgactgtcctccctttgtgtgtgtgtgtgttttctgttgttgtttctcTATCTCATCATCTCTATCAGTCTCTTTCTTTGACTCTGTACCTCTTTGTTTCATATctcacccactcactctcttcctctagtACACCTCTAGTATGAGGGCTAAGTATCTGGCCACAGGCCGACCGGAGCAGAACCGTCGCTCCGTCCCTAACGACCAGCTGGACCCGGCGACCCGACCCCACCCCACTGCCCGGCCCCAGTCCTCTGTACACTAGAACAAGAACCTGCCGGAAACCTCCAGAACCCACCACAACTTTCCAAAACCCTCCAGAACTTTCCACAACCCTCcagaacattctagaacccACCGTAACTTTCAAGAATCTCCCTGAAGAAGCTTCATACTGCTCCACGGGTgacccaccctgacccctgaccccaccccggTCTCACCCCCAACCAGGCAACTACAGAACCActagccctgacccctgacctgaatGGTCCTGTCTTGGTGCTGTTTGTCCcagctcctcttccttcctgacCTCCCTTCACTTTTAACTTTAGAGAATAGATGTtatacacaaacactctcagacacacacacacagtcacacgtacacacatgtaccTGTCCTGTAGGTATGTAAATAGTGTGTTATTCTAGTGTGGTTATTatggtggtgtgtctgtagcTGGAATCAGGGATCTGATGCTGTTGTAACGCTGtatcgcacacacatgcatatacacacacacacatacacacacacttgcatatacacacccacagccaGACTCTGTAACCATAAACTCAGTCAGGTTTGTTGCTATGAACAACCTTCTTATAGAATTCTGTAcatagaaaaacacacacacacacacacaccttgtaacCACGTTGTCTTGCTTTGAACTTATCTGACTTGAATCTTTCTTAATCTGTGCTTTCCTGTGCACATGACATGCGTGCATGAGCGTGTAAATACTGAACGCAATGAGTGAAGTCTGAAATGGAATGCTCTATGACCTTCCGGAATCTGCAACCCTTTCTGCGGACTTCCGGAATGTGTAGATGGACattctctgtctgtatgtctgtcttactgtctgtctgactgtgtgccaAACTAACCATCTCTATTCTGGGAATACTCAAGATACTACcagccattctctctctctttccttctctctgtctctctctctttctctctgtctctctctttctctatatatATTCCTCTGTCCTTGCATCTCCTGGTGTGTTTTGATTGGTTCTGAcatggagaggggcgggggataGGGGTCATCATGACCTCTCCTCAACCAACCAGCTTTGCTGGCCAAGCACAACCCCTCTGCGGTACGAAAAAgggaatacacactcacacacacgtttacacgcacatacacacatatttacacactcacactcactcatagTGAGGATAATACTAGTGGTCGTTTTGTGTTCAGTGTGGTTGCAGTGTAAAGTGTGATAATGTGATACTTTATAATCTGTTACTTTACTGCTGGGTGATATTACACAACCGCTCACATTAActgccgaacacacacacacacacacacactgtatttactgttgcaagcacacacacacatctactgacacagagacacactcgttaattgcctcacacacacacacagtattaactgatgcaagcacacacacattttttttactgtcacaagcacacaccatcTTCAGCTTGCTACCCATACAGAACTACATATCCCATACAGAACTACATATCCCATACAGAACTACATATCCCAGCTCTGTGATGTGACTCTGCATGGGACAGGGCATCATGTGTAATGATGTTGTGAGCTGACCTTGCGGCTTGAACCACCGAGCGAcagtctcacctgtctgtcatcACGTTACCAAGGCGATGCTACCTAGTCATGTGGGAGGAAACTGGGCAAAAAaattacaaacaaaaaaacaacataaacGACAACATGAACTCTAACAGACTTTCACATGATCGcccttctgtcttttaaaaggaAACACAACAGCTAGCTCTGTGATGATGGTgtagatgatgatggtggtgacctATGATTCTCCTGGGATATCATCATTTGGTGTTTTATACAGACATGGCTGTCCATATGTGTGTACTCAACTGTATCTCTactgtctatactctactgcCGAGACAATGCTGTCCATGTATACATGTGGTCCCTTAATTATGACATCACTGAGCCTGGAGTTCATGTTCTTAACAAGGTATTAAAGAAACTTTAATTGACTTATAAACTGTCTGATCTTtgttccagctctctctccctctgtctctgtctctccctcttaatACGAATACATATGTATTTATTACATACAAATTCCATATATTACACACAAAGGAAGcaaaaatgcacacacagtgAAGTATAACATTGTGTCATATGTGATCACATGTCCATGTTGAGTGTGATATGTTAAGAAGAACCTTCTCTCACACCACTGGGGAAGCTTCTTATATCCTATCACTCTATCACGCCatcctcctgtcatccctccctccacctctccctcctcccttgctGCTGTTAGAGGAGGGGCACCAGGGAGTCTCTGGGTACAGCAGACAGTGAACTGACCTaaacctggagggagggagggagggatgataggaaggagggagaaaaagagagggatgaagggagttACACAATTTATGGAAACTACTGACTATCTCAAAATATGAATCCTTAaaaaacagacatacacacacggacacacataaacacacactcaagtacatatacacacacataaacacacacatgctgcctcATACCTGGTGGGGTCCTCGACCAATGAGAACCCTCCTCTCAAGTTAATGATGTTGGTCTGGCTGTTGGACAAGCTGTAGCTCAGAGTGAcctgaggacacacacgcatgcattcacacacatacacacacttcatcaACCAccaaagcctgtgtgtgtgtgtatgtgtacctgcGTGTGTATCTGGGACACCAGTTCGAGGTTCTCCAGATGAGAGTGGAACAGCGGCGAGCGTGTAAGCCCCTCCCCTAGCAACGCCTCCACAATGTATCCAACGGTGCAGTCGTCTGGGAGACGGACCCGCTCGGCAGTCTCCAGGAAACGACCtccgctggagagagagatgaaggagtgTGTACCTagcccaggagtgtgtgtgtgtgtacctagcccaggagtgtgtgtgtgtgtgtgtgtacctagcccaggagtgtgtgtgtgtgtgtgtgtacctagcccaggagtgtgtgtgtgtgtgtgtgtgtacctagccCAGGGTTTCATCTTCAAGGCGAGTCCTCGACTGAGACAGAACCCCGCCCCTCCCGTAGCAAACCAGAAACGCACTGTTCCCATTGGCCGGTCCGTCCTCCTGGAGGCTCCCATTGGCTGTGCCAGGCTCTCAGAGGCCTGTATTGGCATGTCGAGGCTGGGGCGTCCTATGTAGAGATGGTGGGCATGGTTGTAGTGAGACAGCAtgtccaccagggggcgtgtgtTCACGTAGTTGTCATCATCCACATGGCAgaaccacctacacacacacatacacacacacacacacacaaacacacacccacacacagggttaacacAATCTGTGTGGGTGAataaatgtgtgcgtgttttctgtgtgagtgagtacgtgtgtgtgtttgtgtcatacTTGCGTCCggagaacaggaagtggtcataCTCGGCGGCCATCTTGCAGGACAGCGCCTGCCGATTGTGGGCCGACGAACAATTGGTGTTGATCATGTGACTTCCTGTTGTGGGAGGGACCAATAACCAACAACCAATCATATCACACTATCACTATGGTAACATAATATCCTttccagacaggaagcaggTTGGCGCGTCCAGGGTTGCCGTAGAAACACAACCTGCTTCCTGGAGttatctgacttcctgtcttggAGCAGGAACTTCCTGCTTTTACTCAGACTCAACAGAATCAActgccagcgtgtgtgtgtgtgtatgcatgtgtgtgtatatagaataaaaccaaattctgattctgatatgcatgcgtgggtgtgtgtgtgtgtgtattcgtacatgtgtgagggtgtgtgtgcttgcgtgtgtgggtgtgtgtgtgtgtgggtgtgcgggtATCGGGAGTAGAGAACTCACCCATTATTTTTCTGAGCTTCTCATCTTCTCCATCAGTAAATATGAATGTctgaaaagacacacacacacacatatatatacacacacatatatatatacacacacatacacatatatatacacacacacacaatgttcactTAAGTAAACTTCTCTCAACAGCAAAACAGCTGCACACTGAGTGTgctgacagagggaaagaggggggggagggagggagggaaagagagagggagggagggagggaaagagagagggagggagggagggagggagggagggagggagggagagagagagagagagagagagagagagagagagagagagagagagagagagggagggagggagggagggaggtgtcttTCTCTCCAGCTGTGAGTTCTTATCAGTCATGCCTCTCAACCTCCAGtaaggagtgagtgtgtgatagttcaatgtgtgtatgattgtgtgtgtgattgtgtgtgtgtatgcttgaggaaggaagttacacacacacacacctagcctaccTGGCACATGCTCCTGGAGATCCAGGTGTCCAGTAGCAAACCCAGTCTGCTCCAGTGGTTTTTTACCGTCGTCTTCACTGCGAGGAACACATCCTCCGGTAGGAGCTTCTCCACCATGCCCggagcaggtctctc includes:
- the LOC134016856 gene encoding beta-1,3-N-acetylglucosaminyltransferase lunatic fringe-like isoform X1, giving the protein MEEERRLFALRFVNIYLRQDSGMLLTGVFLTEFFNGIAVRLHFITESRMLNNFVGLCAAAPTRATVTCFGMLLLFVSVRIRGRPLSDATASEAMSTGISDTRSNSSADSEAKLNSEQLNVLSAYFGKLNREKRAVTRPARERPAPGMVEKLLPEDVFLAVKTTVKNHWSRLGLLLDTWISRSMCQTFIFTDGEDEKLRKIMGSHMINTNCSSAHNRQALSCKMAAEYDHFLFSGRKWFCHVDDDNYVNTRPLVDMLSHYNHAHHLYIGRPSLDMPIQASESLAQPMGASRRTDRPMGTVRFWFATGGAGFCLSRGLALKMKPWASGGRFLETAERVRLPDDCTVGYIVEALLGEGLTRSPLFHSHLENLELVSQIHTQVTLSYSLSNSQTNIINLRGGFSLVEDPTRFRSVHCLLYPETPWCPSSNSSKGGGRGGGRDDRRMA
- the LOC134016856 gene encoding beta-1,3-N-acetylglucosaminyltransferase lunatic fringe-like isoform X3, with amino-acid sequence MEEERRLFALRFVNIYLRQDSGMLLTGVFLTEFFNGIAVRLHFITESRMLNNFVGLCAAAPTRATVTCFGMLLLFVSVRIRGRPLSDATASEAMSTGISDTRSNSSADSEAKLNSEQLNVLSAYFGKLNREKRAVTRPARERPAPGMVEKLLPEDVFLAVKTTVKNHWSRLGLLLDTWISRSMCQTFIFTDGEDEKLRKIMGSHMINTNCSSAHNRQALSCKMAAEYDHFLFSGRKWFCHVDDDNYVNTRPLVDMLSHYNHAHHLYIGRPSLDMPIQASESLAQPMGASRRTDRPMGTRRSFPGDCRAGPSPRRLHRWIHCGGVARGGAYTLAAVPLSSGEPRTGVPDTHAGHSELQLVQQPDQHH
- the LOC134016856 gene encoding beta-1,3-N-acetylglucosaminyltransferase lunatic fringe-like isoform X2, producing the protein MLNNFVGLCAAAPTRATVTCFGMLLLFVSVRIRGRPLSDATASEAMSTGISDTRSNSSADSEAKLNSEQLNVLSAYFGKLNREKRAVTRPARERPAPGMVEKLLPEDVFLAVKTTVKNHWSRLGLLLDTWISRSMCQTFIFTDGEDEKLRKIMGSHMINTNCSSAHNRQALSCKMAAEYDHFLFSGRKWFCHVDDDNYVNTRPLVDMLSHYNHAHHLYIGRPSLDMPIQASESLAQPMGASRRTDRPMGTVRFWFATGGAGFCLSRGLALKMKPWASGGRFLETAERVRLPDDCTVGYIVEALLGEGLTRSPLFHSHLENLELVSQIHTQVTLSYSLSNSQTNIINLRGGFSLVEDPTRFRSVHCLLYPETPWCPSSNSSKGGGRGGGRDDRRMA